A single genomic interval of Primulina huaijiensis isolate GDHJ02 chromosome 7, ASM1229523v2, whole genome shotgun sequence harbors:
- the LOC140980341 gene encoding uncharacterized protein: MFTEGLDASAINWIKKGSDVEQRETRSPLIEKLDQKYHLPRSPLAFSSSSFASSHSLPPLKFHSDLIKPVNTVTLTVDSNEDDSDYYKDNDETESVGSAPEHSDEDGLDKPVLEDSDEEMFNPKLRKKLNDGKNASTINRGLLKENLCIEIPGSVRGYTVRSNNKVQPHSAYGTPVGKLTDALDLGTPSAPPVLDNNIDLHSEAGSEKHNDDLHEGCEQCFSGNTVKFSGPGDGSVNSEVDKRNDEEKLSERERPASGYLANSFTPYYDASGQNAWQALVAYDACIRLCLNSWARGFVEAPEFLRDECLLLRNAFGLHKLLLQPRGAQAAESISKTTEQTIPSKVKRIVGKIRVEVKKLRVIPRRKLKDTNSMRSALYMPAGADYVRHVSSVVKHKINSLKLSPFSMSSEESMVCLVHLKSLVEENEMEQSSVISLRPGSGEYHDFFPDSQADALLLEVQDVKRNTQGFATIPISSLTDNPNDRIRWWPIHLNDNECAGKVLLSMGSTFTSDETVALKSGSVVETLAYDLLLEAAMRAEQFHARNLRVGGPWKWILKEFAEYYGVSDSYTKLRYLSYVMNVATPTKDCLELVHELLVPVTKARNERILTRQEKSILLDCETQVESLLSATFWNYKSLDEKSPTGLVDVSGPILETAAPALVPAVQVYTLLHDILAQDSQTMLRKYLQMAATKRCRKHMFETDELVSSNSDGFVMDSGSICTAYSKMKNLCINISKEIQADIKIHNQHIFPSSIDLSSITSSVYSTELCKRLKSFLATWPPSSPMPHVNDLLIAMSEFERSLELWNISPVQGGVNSRELYDNYIMVWIQDLQLTFLDLCKAEKVPWSGVVTIYSTSPFAEDMFEKMTKMLVEYEVVINRWPQYTLILENAAANVERAIIKAMERQYNDILTPLKDSIPKRLGMQVQKLARRQSTTYYSIPSQLGIFLNTMKRILDVLHCTIEDKLKSWASYLPMNGDSRSTFGEQMNAITVLLRTKYKNYVQAIVVKLAANLQANRSTRLQRILEDTKEADGESEIRERMQLLSTQLSDSICHLHESFTSQIFVAATRAFWDKMGQIVLKFLEGRKENRVWYTGSYHALVILDDIYASEMQRLLGNALQEKDLEPPRSITEARSILSRDTTNRLDSSSYLYF, translated from the exons ATGTTTACCGAAGGTTTAGATGCCAGTGCCATAAACTGGATCAAGAAG GGATCGGATGTGGAGCAACGTGAAACAAGATCGCCTTTGATTGAAAAGCTAGACCAAAAGTACCATCTTCCCAGATCACCACTAGCCTTTAGTTCAAGTAGTTTCGCATCTTCCCATTCTCTGCCTCCGCTGAAATTTCATTCTGATCTTATTAAACCTGTCAATACGGTCACTCTAACTGTTGACAGCAATGAAGATGACTCTGATTATTACAAGGATAACGATGAAACCGAGAGTGTTGGTTCTGCCCCGGAGCACTCTGATGAAGATGGCTTGGATAAGCCAGTGCTTGAGGATTCCGATGAAGAGATGTTCAATCCCAAGTTGaggaaaaaattaaatgatggaAAAAATGCATCTACTATAAATAGAGGGTTGTTGAAAGAGAATCTTTGTATTGAAATTCCAGGGAGTGTGCGAGGATATACGGTTCGGTCGAACAACAAAGTCCAACCTCACAGTGCTTAT GGTACACCAGTTGGTAAACTAACTGATGCCTTGGACTTGGGAACACCCAGTGCGCCGCCTGTTTTGGACAATAATATTGACTTACATTCTGAAGCTGGAAGTGAGAAACATAATGATGATCTACATGAAGGATGTGAACAGTGTTTCTCTGGCAATACGGTAAAGTTTTCGGGTCCAGGAGACGGATCTGTGAACAGTGAGGTGGATAAAAG GAATGATGAAGAAAAGCTTTCGGAAAGAGAACGTCCAGCCTCTGGCTATCTTGCAAACTCATTTACTCCATATTATGATGCAAG TGGGCAAAATGCATGGCAAGCTCTTGTAGCTTATGATGCCTGCATTCGCCTATGCTTAAATTCATGGGCAAGAGGCTTTGTAGAGGCGCCAGAATTTCTGCGTGATGAATGCCTGCTTCTTCGGAATGCCTTTGG ACTGCACAAGCTACTGTTACAACCTCGAGGCGCACAAGCAGCAGAAAGCATCAGTAAGACCACAGAACAAACAATACCTTCGAAAGTGAAAAGGATAGTCGGGAAGATTCGCGTGGAAG TGAAAAAGCTCCGAGTTATACCAAGACGAAAGTTGAAGGACACAAATTCAATGAGAAGTGCACTATACATGCCAGCTGGGGCAGATTATGTCCGACATGTTTCATCAGTGGTCAAGCATAAAATTAATTCTCTCAAGCTCAGTCCATTCTCAATGTCATCTGAAG AATCAATGGTGTGCTTGGTTCACCTGAAAAGTTTAGTTGAGGAGAATGAAATGGAACAAAGCTCTGTCATCTCATTGAGGCCTGGGAGTGGTGAATATCATGATTT TTTTCCGGATAGCCAAGCAGATGCGCTTCTACTTGAAGTCCAAGATGTCAAGAGAAATACTCAAGGTTTTGCCACAATTCCAATTTCATCCTTGACCGACAACCCC AATGATAGAATTCGATGGTGGCCTATTCATCTTAATGATAATGAATGCGCGGGCAAAGTTTTGCTCTCTATGGGTAGCACATTTACGAGTGACGAGACAGTGGCTCTGAAG AGTGGATCTGTAGTAGAGACTCTAGCATACGATCTGTTGCTTGAGGCTGCTATGCGTGCCGAACAGTTTCATGCACGAAATTTAAGAGTAGGAGGGCCATGGAAGTGGATTTTGAAAGAATTTGCTGAGTATTATGGAGTTTCAGATTCATATACTAAACTAAG ATATCTCTCTTATGTGATGAATGTTGCCACTCCCACAAAAGATTGCTTAGAGCTTGTTCATGAGTTGCTTGTGCCTGTCACGAAGGCCAGGAATGAGAGAATCCTAACGAGACAAGAA AAAAGTATTTTGTTGGATTGTGAGACGCAAGTTGAGAGTCTTCTCTCAGCAACATTTTGGAATTACAAGTCACTAGATGAAAAATCTCCAACTGGATTGGTTGACGTATCAGGTCCAATATTAGAAACTGCAGCACCGGCACTAGTTCCTGCTGTTCAAGTGTATACGCTTCTTCACGATATTCTTGCTCAAGATTCTCAGACTATGCTGAGAAAATATTTACAG ATGGCAGCAACAAAACGATGTCGAAAACACATGTTTGAGACTGATGAGCTTGTATCAAGCAACTCAGATGGCTTTGTCATGGATTCTGGTTCAATCTGCACAGCCTACTCCAAAATGAAGAATCTCTGTATCAACATAAGCAAAGAAATCCAGGCTGACATCAAGATACACAATCAACACATatttcctag TTCCATAGACCTGTCGAGCATAACCTCATCAGTGTATAGCACAGAATTGTGCAAAAGGCTCAAAAGTTTCTTAGCTACATGGCCTCCATCAAGTCCCATGCCACACGTGAACGATCTTCTGATAGCAATGTCAGAATTCGAGAGGAGCCTTGAGTTGTGGAATATCAG cCCAGTCCAAGGCGGTGTCAACTCCCGAGAGTTGTATGACAATTACATAATGGTCTGGATACAAGATTTACAACTGACCTTTCTTGATCTTTGCAAAGCTGAAAAG GTACCTTGGTCTGGGGTAGTTACAATTTATTCAACCTCTCCCTTTGCTGAGGATATGTTTgagaaaatgacaaaaatgcTCGTGGAGTATGAAGTTGTGATCAACCGATGGCCTCAGTACACATTGATTTTGGAGAAT GCTGCTGCAAATGTTGAAAGAGCAATAATCAAGGCAATGGAAAGGCAATATAATGACATTTTGACTCCTTTAAAAGATAGCATCCCAAAAAGACTTGGCATGCAAGTTCAGAAATTGGCAAGAAGGCAATCAACCACTTACTATTCCATTCCTAGCCAG CTCGGAATATTTCTGAACACAATGAAGAGAATTCTAGACGTGCTTCACTGTACGATTGAGGACAAACTGAAGTCATGGGCATCCTATTTGCCAATGAATGGAGACAGTAGGTCAACTTTTGGGGAACAAATGAATGCTATTACTGTCCTCTTAAGGACAAAGTACAAGAATTATGTCCAAGCTATTGTGGTCAAGCTTGCAGCGAAC TTGCAAGCTAATAGAAGTACAAGGCTTCAAAGGATCTTGGAAGATACAAAGGAAGCAGATGGGGAATCTGAAATCCGTGAGAGGATGCAACTGCTGAGCACACAACTCTCTGACTCCATATGCCATTTACACGAATCTTTTACAAGTCAAATATTTGTTGCAGCCACTCGTGCTTTTTGGGATAAAATGGGACAG ATTGTATTGAAGTTTCTGGAGGGCAGGAAAGAGAATCGAGTTTGGTATACCGGATCATATCATGCTCTTGTT ATTCTGGATGACATATATGCATCTGAGATGCAGAGATTGCTTGGCAATGCTTTGCAAGAAAAGGACTTGGAACCCCCTCGATCGATCACCGAAGCTCGGTCGATTTTGTCCAGAGACACCACAAACAGATTGGACTCATCTTCTTACCTGTATTTTTAG